The following are from one region of the Moritella sp. 24 genome:
- the rpmB gene encoding 50S ribosomal protein L28 yields the protein MSKVCQVTGKKPAVGNNVSHAKNRTRRRFLPNLHSHRFWVESENRFVKLRLTAKGMRIIDKKGIDSVLTEMRARGVKV from the coding sequence ATGTCAAAAGTATGCCAAGTTACTGGTAAAAAACCAGCTGTTGGTAACAACGTTTCTCACGCAAAAAACCGCACACGTCGCCGTTTCTTGCCAAACCTACATTCACACCGTTTTTGGGTTGAGAGCGAAAACCGCTTTGTTAAATTACGTCTTACTGCTAAAGGTATGCGTATTATCGATAAGAAAGGTATTGATTCAGTTTTAACTGAAATGCGTGCCCGTGGTGTTAAGGTTTAA
- a CDS encoding glutathione S-transferase N-terminal domain-containing protein has protein sequence MFNLLTSTLASQTRLWAGTKAAKTTINEQDPLIMYDNEADPLCRLVREAISELNLDVLIIPCPKGGERHKQQLKEMYSTDKIPFLIDKNTQTILNSASEIIEYLYKQYADTSAPIRLRANIFNYASSTTASLIRWNAGKTKKPALEPTDPLVLYSFESSPYSRPVRETLCELELPYLLVNLGKQQFGELGPATHRLSPGEYNPLPETKRSAFLAEYGTVQVPFLKDPNTNVDMFESKAIVKHLIATYAA, from the coding sequence ATGTTTAATCTACTGACTTCTACTCTGGCTTCACAAACACGCTTATGGGCTGGCACCAAAGCTGCAAAAACCACGATTAATGAGCAAGATCCGTTAATCATGTATGACAACGAAGCCGATCCTTTGTGCCGCTTAGTGCGTGAAGCCATTTCAGAATTGAATCTTGATGTACTTATTATTCCTTGCCCGAAAGGCGGTGAGCGCCACAAGCAGCAACTTAAAGAGATGTACAGTACAGATAAAATTCCATTCTTAATTGATAAGAACACGCAAACCATTCTCAATTCAGCATCTGAAATTATTGAGTATCTATATAAGCAATACGCCGACACCAGTGCGCCTATTCGCTTACGTGCAAACATTTTTAATTATGCGAGCTCAACAACAGCATCGTTAATTCGTTGGAATGCAGGGAAAACCAAAAAACCAGCACTCGAGCCAACAGACCCGCTCGTACTGTACAGTTTTGAAAGTAGCCCTTATTCACGCCCCGTTCGTGAGACGTTATGTGAATTAGAGTTACCTTATTTGTTGGTTAATTTAGGTAAGCAGCAATTTGGAGAGCTTGGACCAGCAACACATCGCCTAAGTCCTGGTGAATACAACCCATTGCCAGAAACAAAACGTAGTGCATTTCTTGCGGAATATGGGACTGTACAAGTACCTTTCCTTAAAGATCCAAATACGAATGTAGATATGTTTGAGTCAAAAGCCATTGTGAAACACCTCATCGCGACTTACGCTGCGTAG
- a CDS encoding CAP domain-containing protein, whose product MANVKLKASSVLLLALLSGCGSEKKPPELTDSNPDDDRTPVVPVEPIVPPEPVVPPEPVVPPEPVVPPEPVVPPEPVVPALDISAINAIREAEFSPYSVLKDSETLTLDAALATSAQERVTALISTEMFSEYDYGSVEVNTLLIEPKQDVGEIRYLSLNALVTVSDAALAWQQQGSSFDISNFDLNTKRYVTACSDSQPCYNYAQIVTERASKIGCASDVYEQGPLAGQAVMVCLFDKTFVPRYRAYNMFSLPDQEHASYTDRHNEHRQKHYQNKGLYFNEILQLEAQDFADISTKLGLWRHSKGANEQNPELKDQGENLHLGGGRSSIAGPIDSFYSNEVGNLVDAGVSGSSTCKDNKVCGHMTQVAWQKTRLVGCAQSFYFDPVNGNKKNNWITVCRYWPGGNYSGQRFACPPQGSDDILEEAPYLALPYAANDVVPFTEALLNKELVLIENTQKRSNSSDCSITQGIPAAIALGKSQQIDSFTMKTYNVAADGKIKRTLEPREINDVVYKINDLGQLSLTGVSDSYFGATVEINMTILSQRTDGSYIVELEYQTDEQGSGGPANVPDASGRGIYLMQ is encoded by the coding sequence ATGGCGAACGTTAAATTGAAAGCAAGCAGTGTATTATTATTGGCACTATTATCTGGTTGCGGTAGTGAAAAAAAACCTCCCGAGTTAACAGACTCTAATCCCGACGATGACAGAACCCCTGTTGTTCCCGTTGAACCAATCGTTCCACCTGAGCCGGTAGTTCCACCTGAGCCAGTAGTTCCGCCTGAGCCAGTAGTTCCGCCTGAGCCAGTAGTTCCGCCTGAGCCAGTAGTTCCTGCCTTAGATATCTCTGCAATTAATGCTATCCGAGAAGCTGAGTTTAGTCCTTACTCGGTACTAAAGGACAGTGAGACATTAACTTTAGATGCAGCGCTCGCTACATCAGCTCAAGAGCGAGTTACGGCTTTAATCTCGACAGAAATGTTCAGTGAATATGATTATGGTTCAGTGGAAGTTAATACGTTGTTGATTGAACCAAAGCAAGATGTCGGTGAGATTCGTTACCTTTCTTTAAATGCTTTGGTTACTGTTTCTGATGCAGCTTTAGCTTGGCAGCAACAAGGAAGTTCGTTTGATATTTCCAACTTTGATTTGAATACAAAACGGTATGTGACAGCCTGCTCAGATAGTCAGCCTTGTTATAATTATGCTCAGATAGTCACGGAAAGAGCGAGTAAAATCGGTTGTGCGTCTGATGTGTATGAACAAGGTCCATTAGCGGGTCAAGCAGTGATGGTTTGCTTGTTTGATAAAACATTTGTACCTCGATATAGAGCATACAATATGTTTAGCCTACCAGATCAAGAACACGCTTCTTATACAGATAGACATAATGAACACAGGCAAAAACATTATCAGAATAAAGGATTATACTTTAACGAAATCTTGCAACTAGAAGCACAAGATTTTGCTGACATCTCGACAAAACTCGGTTTATGGCGTCACTCTAAGGGCGCTAATGAGCAGAACCCAGAATTAAAAGATCAAGGTGAGAACTTACACCTTGGTGGCGGACGCTCTTCTATTGCTGGCCCCATTGATTCTTTCTATAGCAATGAGGTGGGTAATCTCGTTGATGCTGGAGTATCAGGAAGTTCTACATGCAAAGATAATAAAGTATGTGGACACATGACCCAAGTTGCGTGGCAGAAAACCCGTCTGGTTGGCTGTGCACAATCTTTCTATTTTGATCCTGTGAATGGTAATAAAAAGAATAATTGGATTACGGTATGTCGTTATTGGCCTGGTGGTAATTATTCTGGACAGCGCTTTGCGTGCCCGCCTCAAGGTAGTGATGATATCTTAGAGGAAGCACCTTATTTAGCGCTGCCATATGCAGCAAATGATGTCGTACCATTTACAGAGGCATTGCTGAATAAAGAACTCGTGCTCATCGAAAACACTCAAAAGCGTTCAAACAGTTCAGACTGTAGTATTACTCAAGGCATTCCAGCCGCGATAGCGTTGGGTAAATCTCAGCAAATCGATAGTTTTACAATGAAGACATATAATGTGGCAGCTGACGGTAAAATAAAGCGGACTTTAGAACCACGTGAAATCAATGATGTTGTATACAAGATTAATGATTTAGGGCAACTCTCTTTAACAGGTGTTTCTGATTCATATTTTGGTGCAACAGTTGAGATCAATATGACGATCTTGTCACAGCGCACTGATGGATCTTATATTGTTGAACTAGAGTATCAAACGGATGAACAAGGTTCTGGAGGACCAGCCAATGTACCCGATGCAAGTGGTCGTGGTATTTACTTAATGCAATAG
- a CDS encoding response regulator transcription factor, whose amino-acid sequence MKVLIVEDEPQLAQQMQQQLAEQGFIIDCASDGEEAHFMGSTETYDAVVLDLGLPKIDGLTVLKKWRAENLTMPVIILTARSLLHEKIEGLNAGADDYLAKPFQMGELVARLQALVRRAAGKASSIVTVGDIRLDITASTVTQSGLAITLTAHEFKVLSYLMLHLGKVVSRATLIEHIYAQDFDRDSNTIEVFVGRLRKKLGSGFIETVRGLGYRIAED is encoded by the coding sequence ATGAAAGTATTAATTGTTGAAGATGAACCGCAACTTGCTCAACAAATGCAACAGCAGTTAGCTGAGCAGGGCTTTATTATTGATTGTGCCAGTGATGGCGAAGAAGCGCACTTTATGGGATCGACAGAGACCTATGATGCTGTGGTCTTAGATTTAGGTTTACCTAAGATTGATGGACTTACAGTGCTGAAGAAGTGGCGAGCTGAAAACCTGACTATGCCTGTTATTATATTGACAGCACGTTCGTTGTTACATGAAAAAATCGAAGGCTTAAATGCGGGGGCTGATGATTACCTTGCTAAGCCATTTCAAATGGGTGAATTAGTGGCTCGATTACAAGCGCTAGTACGTCGTGCGGCTGGAAAAGCATCATCGATTGTGACTGTGGGTGATATTCGTTTAGACATTACAGCATCAACCGTTACGCAATCAGGTTTAGCTATTACGTTGACTGCACATGAATTTAAAGTGCTGAGTTATCTAATGTTACATCTTGGGAAAGTGGTTTCAAGAGCAACCTTGATTGAACATATTTATGCACAAGACTTTGATCGTGACTCGAATACGATCGAAGTGTTTGTTGGTCGTTTACGTAAGAAATTAGGTAGTGGCTTTATTGAAACAGTACGTGGACTAGGCTATAGGATTGCAGAGGATTGA
- a CDS encoding PepSY domain-containing protein, with amino-acid sequence MLKYYYLILVLLSPVALANASNDQPEKTIAQVIELLVAQGFHDISKVEFDHDDNRYEIDARNSNNEKVEIELTTTGQFISIEED; translated from the coding sequence TTGCTAAAATATTATTACTTAATTCTGGTTTTGCTCAGCCCCGTCGCACTCGCGAACGCATCTAATGATCAACCAGAAAAAACCATCGCGCAAGTCATTGAGTTACTTGTTGCACAAGGGTTTCATGATATTTCAAAAGTTGAATTTGATCATGATGATAATCGTTATGAAATCGATGCGCGTAACTCCAATAACGAAAAAGTTGAAATAGAGCTGACTACCACTGGTCAATTTATCTCAATCGAAGAAGATTAA
- a CDS encoding acetyl-CoA C-acetyltransferase: protein MSKVFIVAAKRTALGSFGGSLAGVDAATLGATAIKGALAAANVNPEHVDEVIVGNVISAGQGMGPGRQAAMQAGIPASVPAYTLNMICGSGMKTIMDGAAHIKAGDADIVVAAGMESMSNIPYLMPAKTRFGSKMGNMTMVDAMINDGLTDVFNNYHMGMTAENIVDQFGLTREQQDTFAVGSQHKAVAAIAAERFVDEIVPVEVKVRRQTQSFATDEYPKDNTSVEGLAKLRPAFKADGSVTAANASGINDGAAAIILASAAAVEKYGLEPMAELVAYGQGGIDPQVMGLGPVPAIEQALKRADMSLEQIELLELNEAFAAQALGVMTNLTQEHNVDMDWFADKTNVNGGAIALGHPLGASGGRITVTLLHEMQKRGVDYGLASLCIGGGMGTALIVKNLLK, encoded by the coding sequence ATGAGTAAAGTATTTATCGTAGCAGCAAAGCGTACAGCCCTTGGAAGTTTTGGCGGCAGCTTAGCTGGTGTGGATGCCGCTACATTAGGCGCGACTGCCATTAAAGGCGCATTAGCGGCAGCGAACGTTAATCCAGAACACGTTGATGAAGTGATTGTTGGTAATGTGATTAGTGCTGGACAAGGCATGGGACCTGGACGCCAAGCTGCAATGCAAGCTGGTATTCCAGCAAGTGTACCTGCTTATACACTCAATATGATCTGTGGCAGTGGTATGAAAACGATCATGGACGGCGCTGCGCACATTAAAGCGGGTGACGCTGATATCGTGGTAGCTGCTGGTATGGAAAGCATGTCTAACATCCCTTACTTGATGCCTGCTAAAACGCGTTTTGGTTCTAAAATGGGTAACATGACGATGGTTGATGCCATGATCAATGATGGTTTGACTGATGTATTTAATAACTACCACATGGGTATGACAGCGGAAAATATTGTTGATCAGTTTGGTTTAACACGCGAACAACAAGATACCTTTGCGGTTGGCAGCCAGCATAAAGCGGTTGCTGCGATTGCTGCTGAACGTTTTGTTGATGAGATAGTACCTGTTGAAGTTAAAGTTCGTCGTCAAACGCAAAGTTTTGCTACCGACGAATATCCAAAAGACAATACCAGTGTTGAAGGCTTAGCTAAATTACGCCCTGCATTTAAAGCGGATGGTTCGGTGACGGCTGCGAATGCATCTGGTATTAACGATGGTGCTGCTGCGATTATTTTAGCATCAGCGGCGGCAGTAGAAAAATACGGCCTAGAGCCTATGGCGGAGTTAGTTGCTTATGGTCAAGGCGGTATTGATCCACAAGTGATGGGCTTAGGTCCGGTTCCGGCAATTGAGCAAGCATTAAAACGTGCCGATATGTCATTGGAACAGATTGAGTTGTTAGAGCTAAATGAAGCCTTTGCAGCGCAAGCTCTGGGAGTGATGACGAACTTAACACAAGAGCATAATGTTGATATGGATTGGTTTGCAGATAAAACCAATGTTAATGGTGGTGCTATTGCGCTTGGTCACCCTTTAGGTGCTTCTGGCGGGCGTATTACTGTGACGCTATTACATGAAATGCAAAAACGTGGTGTCGATTACGGTTTAGCATCACTGTGTATTGGTGGTGGTATGGGCACTGCGTTGATTGTTAAAAATTTATTGAAATAA
- a CDS encoding PepSY domain-containing protein — protein sequence MPHIEYEEDLDEVTAAVNAKEISPFIDLLTIIERDFNGRRVIKVELEKEDDYGDDDIWVYEIKMLDSDRNVVKAEFDAKTFRLLAIKGHKLERFFKRK from the coding sequence ATGCCGCATATCGAATATGAAGAAGATCTAGACGAGGTCACTGCTGCAGTAAACGCAAAAGAGATCAGTCCGTTTATCGATCTCTTAACGATTATTGAACGCGATTTTAATGGTCGTCGGGTGATTAAAGTCGAGCTCGAAAAAGAAGATGATTATGGTGACGATGATATTTGGGTGTACGAAATTAAAATGCTTGATAGCGATCGTAATGTAGTTAAAGCTGAATTTGATGCGAAAACATTCCGGTTGTTAGCGATAAAAGGCCATAAACTTGAGCGTTTTTTTAAACGCAAATAG
- a CDS encoding ATP-binding protein, with translation MKHHSLKNRLLFAAGGCCVVLILVTGFTVQRYMKEYLRSELVAKLTLSLDELLSRLELEQPTLLTVNNAGLSTPESRNVIESSALPSLRLLPIKSLSEPRFSQPYSGYYWQIQTQQQILKRSRSLWDTQLTFRHLDDEFGLDYFVKSGPNEQPLMIVQQKVKLPDSEVFFWVSVAQESGSLALALQGVNRSLGIGLGLLALAVMLLILLQLTWGLRPLTTLRKELAEIENGDKAQFQYHYPQEIDPLVKDINRLLVHHQSLLEQARTNAGNMAHALKTPLSIMQNELALTTQPQNPLLQQQLVQMRQHIEYHLSASQIAAKQLLGAKCSPYEQCSNAVSAFSRLYMNRNIVVDITFSEALTVAVDGRDFDEMAGNLIENAYKWAQSRIVISASVDEELLHIRIADDGPGMTKDECEHVINRGQRLDEQTPGHGLGLNIAVNIAQMYQGKLSLQRASLGGLEAVLALPLRNRL, from the coding sequence TTGAAGCATCATTCATTAAAAAACCGGCTGTTATTTGCAGCAGGTGGCTGCTGCGTTGTATTGATTCTTGTCACGGGCTTTACCGTTCAGCGCTACATGAAAGAGTATTTACGCAGTGAATTAGTGGCTAAATTAACGCTATCTTTAGACGAGTTACTGAGTCGTCTTGAGTTAGAACAGCCAACATTATTGACCGTTAATAATGCTGGACTCTCTACGCCAGAAAGTCGTAATGTAATCGAATCTTCAGCGTTACCATCACTTCGTTTATTACCAATAAAATCCCTATCAGAACCACGTTTCAGTCAACCTTACTCAGGTTATTATTGGCAAATTCAAACTCAACAGCAGATCTTAAAACGTTCTCGTTCATTATGGGATACGCAATTAACGTTTCGTCATCTGGATGATGAATTCGGTCTTGATTATTTTGTGAAGTCGGGACCAAATGAACAGCCATTAATGATTGTGCAGCAGAAAGTTAAATTACCTGATAGTGAAGTGTTTTTTTGGGTTTCTGTTGCCCAGGAAAGTGGCAGTTTGGCACTTGCTTTACAGGGGGTCAATCGCAGTCTCGGTATCGGACTTGGCTTGCTCGCGTTAGCCGTTATGTTATTAATTTTGTTGCAATTAACGTGGGGTCTAAGACCGTTAACGACATTGCGTAAAGAATTAGCCGAGATTGAAAACGGTGATAAAGCACAGTTTCAGTATCACTATCCACAAGAAATTGATCCATTAGTCAAAGACATTAATCGTTTGCTTGTTCATCATCAGAGCTTACTAGAACAGGCTCGTACGAATGCTGGCAATATGGCGCACGCGTTAAAAACACCATTGAGCATCATGCAAAATGAACTCGCATTAACAACGCAGCCTCAGAATCCGTTATTGCAGCAGCAGTTAGTGCAAATGCGGCAGCACATTGAATATCATTTATCGGCATCACAAATTGCGGCTAAACAATTATTAGGAGCTAAATGCAGTCCTTATGAACAGTGTAGTAACGCGGTATCCGCTTTTTCTCGACTTTATATGAATCGTAATATTGTTGTTGATATTACGTTTAGTGAGGCGTTAACTGTGGCGGTTGATGGACGTGATTTTGATGAGATGGCAGGAAACTTAATCGAAAATGCGTATAAGTGGGCGCAAAGTCGTATTGTTATTTCGGCATCTGTGGATGAAGAGTTATTACACATCCGTATTGCAGATGATGGTCCAGGGATGACCAAAGATGAATGTGAGCACGTCATTAATCGTGGCCAGCGTTTAGATGAGCAAACGCCTGGTCATGGCTTAGGGCTGAATATTGCGGTAAATATAGCTCAGATGTATCAAGGTAAGTTAAGTTTGCAACGAGCTTCTCTAGGTGGTTTAGAAGCTGTATTAGCGTTACCGTTACGTAATCGTTTGTAG
- the tcdA gene encoding tRNA cyclic N6-threonylcarbamoyladenosine(37) synthase TcdA, with protein MSTEYDNRFGGIARLYGLKALQFFNQAHVCVIGIGGVGSWAAEALARSGVGKITLIDMDDICVTNTNRQIHALKDTIGQQKIDVMAARIHAINPECVVNLIDDFVSTDNIGEHLSTDYDYVIDAIDSVRSKSALLAYCKRNKIKCITIGAAGGQIDPTQIQVTDLAKTYQDPLAAKVRSDLRRLHNFTKNTKRKFGIECVFSTEQLIYPGTDGEVCMTKNFADGATGMDCSSGFGASTAVTASFGLVAASRVLKKLAEKANA; from the coding sequence ATGTCGACCGAATATGACAATCGTTTTGGTGGTATTGCACGTTTATATGGACTAAAAGCACTGCAATTTTTTAATCAAGCACACGTGTGTGTGATTGGTATTGGTGGTGTGGGTTCTTGGGCGGCTGAAGCGTTAGCACGTTCGGGTGTTGGCAAGATTACGCTGATTGATATGGATGATATTTGTGTGACAAATACTAACCGTCAAATTCATGCACTAAAAGACACCATTGGTCAGCAAAAAATTGATGTGATGGCTGCGCGTATTCATGCGATTAATCCGGAATGTGTCGTTAACCTGATTGATGATTTTGTGAGTACCGATAATATTGGTGAACATCTTAGTACTGACTATGATTACGTGATTGATGCGATTGATAGTGTTCGTTCAAAGTCAGCATTACTTGCGTATTGTAAGCGTAATAAAATTAAGTGTATTACTATTGGTGCGGCAGGCGGTCAAATTGATCCCACGCAAATCCAAGTGACTGATTTAGCAAAAACATATCAAGACCCATTAGCAGCTAAAGTTCGCTCTGATCTACGTCGTTTACATAATTTCACCAAAAATACGAAACGTAAATTTGGGATTGAATGTGTTTTTTCTACGGAACAGCTTATTTATCCTGGTACTGACGGTGAAGTATGTATGACCAAGAACTTTGCTGATGGTGCAACAGGTATGGATTGTTCAAGTGGTTTTGGTGCTTCAACAGCGGTTACGGCTAGCTTTGGTTTAGTTGCAGCATCGCGAGTATTAAAAAAACTAGCAGAAAAAGCCAACGCATAA
- a CDS encoding YgiW/YdeI family stress tolerance OB fold protein codes for MLKKTIIGLAAAIIMLPTIAVAKDHNKHSINYTGPAINVTTVAENLENVGRFSELNVVLEGKLIHQISSDKYMFADDSGQVIVELDDDIKLPVAINNNTRLRIFGEFEGGSTPEVEVEHIKIL; via the coding sequence ATGCTAAAGAAAACAATCATAGGCCTTGCAGCTGCAATCATTATGCTACCAACCATCGCGGTAGCAAAAGACCATAACAAACACTCTATTAACTACACAGGCCCAGCAATCAACGTAACAACCGTTGCAGAAAACCTAGAAAACGTAGGACGTTTTAGCGAATTAAACGTTGTTTTAGAAGGTAAATTGATTCACCAGATAAGTTCTGACAAATATATGTTCGCAGATGATAGTGGACAAGTGATTGTAGAGTTGGATGATGATATTAAGCTGCCTGTTGCCATTAATAACAACACTCGATTACGTATTTTTGGTGAGTTCGAAGGTGGTTCAACACCAGAAGTCGAAGTCGAACATATTAAGATTCTGTAA
- the csdE gene encoding cysteine desulfurase sulfur acceptor subunit CsdE produces MTDFSSSPFGNTITSNDVLTLLTAQNGWQNKYRQLIQLGNKIPTLSDDYKIAENQIKGCESQAWLALNCDDDGRLWFGLDSDARIVKGLIAALLAAVNGKTRSEIATFDIDAYFAQLGFMQQLSPSRGNGLKAVIAAIQAA; encoded by the coding sequence ATGACCGATTTCTCGTCAAGTCCATTTGGCAATACGATCACCAGTAACGATGTGCTGACGTTATTAACAGCGCAAAATGGCTGGCAAAACAAATACCGCCAATTAATTCAGCTGGGTAATAAAATCCCGACATTGAGCGATGATTATAAAATAGCAGAAAACCAAATTAAAGGCTGCGAAAGTCAGGCATGGTTAGCGCTAAATTGCGATGATGACGGACGTTTATGGTTTGGGCTGGATTCAGATGCGCGAATTGTAAAAGGTTTAATAGCGGCATTATTAGCCGCAGTTAACGGCAAAACACGCTCAGAAATAGCTACATTTGATATTGATGCTTATTTTGCACAGCTCGGCTTTATGCAACAGCTAAGTCCTTCGCGAGGCAATGGATTAAAAGCCGTTATCGCTGCAATACAAGCTGCATAA
- the rpmG gene encoding 50S ribosomal protein L33: protein MRDKIRLNSSAGTGHFYTTDKNKKNMPEKMEIKKFDPVVRKHVMYKEGKIK from the coding sequence ATGCGCGATAAGATTCGTTTGAATTCATCTGCTGGTACAGGTCACTTCTATACTACAGATAAGAACAAAAAAAACATGCCTGAAAAAATGGAAATCAAAAAGTTTGATCCAGTTGTTCGTAAGCACGTTATGTATAAAGAAGGCAAAATCAAGTAA
- a CDS encoding cysteine desulfurase, with amino-acid sequence MLNDIELTNLRKQFPVLSQQVNDHPLIYLDNAATSQKPLCVLEAINTYYRDINANVHRASHALSAQATAAYENARDICAQFINANSSKEIIWTRGTTEAINLIANCLTTEFQAGDEIIISTLEHHANIVPWQMLAQRTGAILKIIPLLPSTDIDMQAYKLLLNDKTKLVAVSHVSNAIGTVNPIEDIIALAKQVGAKVLIDGAQGVSHWTIDVQALGCDFYVFSGHKMYGPTGIGVLWGKEAELNQLPPWQGGGEMIKTVSFEQSTYNELPFKFEAGTPNISAAISLASAMTFLNSYDRQILANHEAELLAYATAKLEKMPRIKIIGNPQQRAGGVSFIIDDAHNGDVGMLLDLQGIAVRTGHHCAQPLMQSLNLSGTIRVSFAIYNTKAEVDFFIKALNELQDLL; translated from the coding sequence ATGCTGAACGATATAGAATTAACAAACCTGAGAAAACAATTCCCCGTATTATCCCAACAAGTGAATGATCACCCTTTAATTTATTTGGATAATGCAGCCACAAGTCAAAAACCCTTGTGTGTTCTCGAGGCAATTAATACCTATTATCGTGATATTAACGCAAATGTACACCGCGCATCACATGCGCTAAGTGCTCAGGCTACAGCTGCTTATGAGAATGCACGTGATATTTGTGCGCAATTTATTAACGCAAATAGCAGTAAAGAAATTATCTGGACACGCGGTACGACAGAAGCGATCAACTTAATCGCAAACTGTTTAACAACGGAGTTTCAAGCTGGGGATGAAATTATCATTTCAACCCTAGAACATCACGCTAATATTGTTCCTTGGCAGATGCTAGCACAACGCACAGGCGCAATTCTTAAGATTATCCCGCTATTACCGTCGACAGATATTGATATGCAGGCTTACAAGCTGTTGTTAAACGATAAAACCAAACTTGTTGCTGTTAGTCATGTCTCTAACGCAATCGGCACTGTAAACCCGATTGAGGACATTATCGCTTTAGCGAAACAAGTGGGAGCAAAAGTATTAATCGATGGCGCACAAGGCGTTTCTCATTGGACTATCGATGTACAAGCATTAGGATGTGACTTTTACGTTTTTTCAGGTCATAAAATGTATGGCCCGACAGGTATTGGCGTGCTTTGGGGTAAAGAAGCTGAGCTCAATCAACTACCACCTTGGCAAGGCGGTGGTGAAATGATTAAAACAGTCAGCTTTGAGCAGTCGACTTATAACGAATTACCGTTTAAGTTCGAAGCTGGTACACCCAATATCTCGGCGGCGATAAGCCTTGCATCTGCCATGACATTTTTAAACAGCTACGACCGTCAGATACTTGCAAACCACGAAGCTGAATTACTTGCATATGCAACAGCAAAGCTCGAAAAAATGCCACGAATTAAAATTATCGGCAACCCACAGCAACGAGCGGGTGGCGTCAGTTTTATTATTGATGATGCACACAATGGCGATGTGGGTATGTTATTAGATCTACAAGGTATTGCAGTTAGAACAGGCCATCACTGCGCTCAACCTCTCATGCAGAGCCTTAATTTATCGGGCACAATTCGTGTTTCCTTTGCGATTTACAACACCAAAGCTGAAGTAGACTTCTTCATTAAAGCTTTGAATGAATTACAAGATCTACTTTAA